AACCGTTTCAAAATATTTCAGTGGCACTTCGACCTCTTGTTGAACCGATTTTTAAACCCATCGCGGGTTTCTCATTACCTGATAAAGAGGTGATGGACGCACCTTACGAGTTTTATCAACAAATTGAAGCGTTGGAAAAAGTCCTGACTGATAACACCCAAACGTCAGTACGCCTTGTCACCAATCCAGAAAAGATGGTGATTAAGGAGTCTCTTCGCGCTCATGCCTATCTCAGCTTGTATAATGTTGCCACTGACTTAGTCGTAGCTAACCGCATTATTCCGGAAGAAGTGCAAGATCCCTTTTTCCAACGTTGGAAAGAGAATCAAAAGCAGTATCGTCAGGAAATTCATGACAACTTCCACCCACTACCTGTCAAGGAAGTTCCTCTTTTCTCTGAAGAGATGTGTGGCTTAGATGCTTTGGAACGTCTAAAAAACACGCTTTACACGGATGAAGACCCCACTCAAGTGTATTATAAAGAAACCACAATCAAAGTTGTCCAAGAAAACAATCAATACAGTTTAGAATTGTATTTACCCGGTATTCCTAAAGATAAAATTCAATTGAGTAAATCTGGCGATGAACTCAACATTACAATAGGTAATCATCGCCGAAATTTAGTGTTACCTCAGTCTTTGGCTGCACTCCAACCTGCAGGAGCAAAAATGGAAGAAGATTATCTCAAAATCCGTTTTGCTGCTTGATGATTGTTATATAAAATTTACCGCTGGAGAAACCTGGTTTCTAGATTTTGGTCTGCCTATACCATTTCTCCAAATGTTGCCAACAGATGATCCCCCCTAGAGCAATACTGCTCGGTTAATGAGAATTGAGGTGTCAGAACTCCGGTTTCGCAAAAGTTACCGGGGTTCTAATTTGCGCTTATCCGAGTTGCCCTCTAGAGCGCCGATACAGAAATCAAAATTGGGCATAAAAAACCCAGTTTCTGTGCTTGAAAGTACTAGTTTTTCGTTGTCCCAATTCAAAGAAACCGGGTTTATGGCATTACTGTACCGACGCTCTAGATGGTAAACTTTACCATTGTAAGGAATTACACCGAGAGTTGATGCGGTAAATAACCCCCTCTAATCGATCCATGTATTACATGAGACAGTTGGTGTTAGCAATATTGGTCAAATAGACATTTCCAGTGATTATGGTTTATTTAAACTTGAAGAGATTAGTTTTGGGACTGAACAGGCAGCTTTTGGTGCTTTTAGTGCTGCTATTACAACATTCCAAGGCACAATGATTTTAAATTTCATTTTTTATGAGCCCAAGTTGCTAGTACAAGACGTGTCCTTTTCTGAACTGTCTTATCTGTCCTTTATTTTTCTGTGCAAAGACGATAATTAGGGACTTCCAAGAAATAAATTATCCATCTTGTGGGATGGGCGTCCTCGCCCGTCCTATGCTAGTGGCGGGCGGGGACGCCCGCACCACAAGAAATTTTGGGAGATTTTTTTATTTGGAAGTCCCTTAGGTAAATTAAACCATTTGCTAACATCTATGCTCGGATATGGATCTATTAATTATCTTGGCTGTCAGCCAAGTCATCTTTGATCGGGATGTTACCTTGAGGACTGTTCGCGTAGGTTGTCCGTATCAGGTAAGATAAAGTACTAGTAAAAATACTGTTGAATATAGGAAGAAAATTTATTATAAAATAATAATTAAGTAAAATTACTAATAAACAGGGTGATGTCAACTACTGTATAGAACAGTAGGGACATTAAGATACAAATGCCATGTCAACCAATTTGAGTAATTAATACTACATTTATTTCTATGGATGTTGAAGCCATTGCAATTATTGGGCTCGGATGCCGTTTTCCGGGAGCAATAAATCCAGAGGAATTTTGGCATCTCATCTGTAATCAGGTTGACGCGATCGCCCCCATTCCTTCTGCTCGTCAAAATCTACATTCCTGCTTTATTCCCGATTCCACTTCACCGAACCCGCAACTTATCCAGGGTGGTTTTCTAGAGCAGATCGATCAGTTCGATCCGCAATTCTTTGGCATTGCCCCTCAAGAAGCTGCCAGCATCGATCCTCAACAACGGCTGCTACTGGAAGTCACTTGGGAAGCTTTGGAAGATGCTGGGTTAGTCCCTCAAAAACTCTCAGGAAGCGCAACGGGAGTTTTTGTTGGTATTACCGGCTCCGATTACTACGAAATGATGGCAACAGAGCGCACGACAAATGGCTATGCAGTTACTGGCAACCTTAGCAGTGTGACTGCCAACCGCATTTCCTACATATTTAACTTTACAGGACCGAGTTTGGCAATTAATACGGCTTGTTCCTCCTCTCTAGTGGCGGTTCATCTTGCAATTCAGAGTTTGTGTCGCAAAGAATCTAGTTTAGCAATAGCTGCAGGCGTGAATATCATGCTGTTACCTGAGAACACAGCAAGCCTGAGAAATGCAGGGATGATCTCGACGACAGGACGTTGCAGAGCATTTGATGGTCAAGCCGATGGCTTTGTTCGTGGTGAGGGAGTTGGTGTTGTAGTGCTGAAACTGCTGTCTCAAGCATTGGCAGACTGTGACCCCATTTATGCGGTCATTCGAGGTAGTGCAGTCAACCAGGATGGACGCAGTAATGGGCTAGCTGCTCCGAATCTACAAGCACAAGAGGCATTATTACGACAAGCTTATCAATATGCTGAAATTTCACCAAGTTCAGTACAGTATGTTGAGGCACAAGGGACTGGAAGTTTGTTGGGGGATGCGATCGAACTCAAAGCCCTAGCAACTGTTTTAGGAGAAAATCGCTTTTTTGGAGATAAATGTCGTGTTGGTTCCGTCAAAACTAATATCGGACACTTAGAGGCAGCCAGTGGAATTGCCGGATTGATTAAAGTAGCGTTGTCTCTCAAGTATGGACAGATCCCGCCTTCCTTGCATTTTCAGCAGCCAAATCCGAATGTGGCATTAGATAAACTGCCTCTGCAAGTGCAGCAAAACTTGGAGGCTTGCAAGAGCGATCGCCCTTACATCGCAGGCGTGAGTGCGTTCGGCTTTGGCGGCACAAACGCTCATATAGTGATGGAAGCTTCCCCCGATTTAGTTGTGGAGTCTTCTGGGATTGAACGTCCCTTACATGTGCTGACTCTATCTGCCAAAACTGAAACAGCATTGCGAGCGCTAGCCCACCGTTATCACGAGTTTTTAGTTAATCATCCTGATGAGTCAATTGCCGATGTTTGTTTTAGTGCCAATACTGGCAGAACTCACTTTAACCATCGGCTAGCCGTGACTGGTGACTCTACAGCACAATTTGCAGAACGTTTGGAGGCGTTTGCTGTAACTGGGCAATCGGCTGAGTTGGTAAGTGGCTTGGTAAAGCCAAAGAAGTTTCCAAAAATCGGATTTTTATTCACTGGCTTGATTTACGACAAACTAGAACTGGATCGTCAACTGTACGAAACCCAGCCTGTCTTTCGCCAAGTTATCGATCGCTGTAATGCGATCGCCGAGCCGTTACTCGGAAAGTCTCTTATCGACATTCTTTATATCTCCGCAGCTGAGGAAACTGCCACTGCCAGCGATAGGGTTGGTAACTCAACGGCAGTATTTGCCCTGCAAATAGCGCTTTGCGAGTTGTGGAAATCTTGGGGGCTCGAACCGTCGGTTGTGATGGGAGTAAGCTTAGGAGAATGGCCTGCTGCCTGTATTGCTGGTATTTTGAGTCTGGAAGATGCGCTCAAGCTCTTAATCTCCGCACAGCGGCAAGTCCAATCTCAAAGCCAGAAGGGGAAGGTAAGCTTCGTATTTGCAGATGAAGAGCGAGTGGCAGCTGCAATTCAACCCTACGCTGACAAAGTTGTTATTGGTATGTTCGCAAGACCACTGCTGATGATCTCTGGTGAGCAACAGGCAGTTGATGCAGTTATAGCTGCCCTGAAAGCAAAAGGAATCAAGACGATTCAGCCGGATGTTTCATACCCCTCTCATTCTCCTCTGATGAAATTGCTGGAAGCAGATTTTGCTTTTGCTCTTTCTTCTCCCCAAATCCCGATAATTTCTGGTATCACAGGGCAACTGTCTCCTGATGCAATGACCAACATTGAGTATTGGAAGACTATCCTCCAAGAACCCGTGAGGTTTTCAACAGCGATGCAAACCATGCATTCGCTTGGAGTCACGATATTTGTCGAGATCGGACCAAAGTCCAATCTATTGTCAATGGGTATCCGTTGCCTGCCTAAAGGAGTTGGGGTTTGGCTGCCCAGTTTGCGTGCAGGGCAATCCAGCTGGAAGCAGTTGTTGTCCAGTTTGGCACAACTTTATATTTTAGGAGCACCTGTTAATTGGTCAGGATTTGAGCAGGGCGATCGCCGCGATCGTCTACGACTACCCACTTATCCTTTTGAACGACAACACTATTGGTTCAGCAGTAGTCGTTCGTCTCCACATGGCGATCTATCCCCACTACCTCACCGCTCTTTGATTTCTAGCTTACTTGACCGGGGAGATTCGGCGGAACAGATTGTTCAACTTCTTGCCCAAACCGAATCATTTTCACGAGAAGAAGTGCAACTCCTACCAAAACTTATCACCGCTTTAGTTCGACATCACCAGGAAACTGCATTCTCAACCGATGAACATGAATCTTCTTTGACCAACCCAACCACAAATCTAGACTTACGCATCCCTGAAGTTATTGCCCCTGAATTGACTATTCCGTTAAGGCGATGGCAACTTGCGGCATCTGTAAAAGAACAGCAGCAACTGCTTGAAGAATATTTGAAACAACAGATTGCTAAAGTGTTGGGATTGGCTCCATATCAATTAGATGTTGAACAACCGCTTAATACCTTGGGGTTGGACTCGTTGATGTTAATTCAACTGGTAAACCGCATTAAAACAGACTTTGCTTTAGAGTTGTCAATAGAGGCGTTATTTGAAGATATGACCTCGATCGATCTGGTTCAACAATTACAAACCCAGTTGGGCTTGTTTAAAAGTGAATCTGATGATGCTCCCATGATGGCTACGAGGACAGGGGCTGTTGCTTTGCCTTTGTCTTTTGCTCAGGAGTCATTTTGGTCGCAACTAAAACTTGACCCAAGTAATCCCTTTGCCAATCTACCCTTCATCCTGCACTTTACCGGTGAACTCGACATTCCAGCTTTAGAACGCAGTCTCAATGAGTTGGTGCATCGTCACGCTGCTCTGAGAACCACTTTTGATATTGCCGCAGAGCAACCCACTCAAATCATTCATCCGACCATGAATCTGCCGTTGTCGGTAGTGGATTTGCGATCGCGAAGCGGGCGATCTGCGCCATCGCGTAGTGTGTCCGTTCCCGGAGTTCCGACAGTAGAAGGACAATCGCTCTGTGAACCAGAACAGCAAATAGCAGTGCAACAGCTATCTCAACAAGAAGCTCAGCAACCATTTGATATTGTCCGGGGACCACTGGTGCGAACCACACTGCTGAACCTCTCGGAAAATCAACACATTCTGCTGATTACCAAGCACCACCTGATTACAGATGGCACCTCTATGGTTATCTTTCTTCAGGAACTCGCGTGCCTCTACCAAGCATTTTCCCAAGGTCAACCCTCGCCCCTTCTGGAATTACCGATGCAGTATGCAGACTTTATTGTTTGGCAGCGTCAGTGGCTGCAAAAAGAGGTGCTGACGACACTGCAAAGCTACTGGCAGCAAAAACTTGCACCACATCTGGTCGTTCCTGAAATCAAAACAGATCTGCCTCGTCCTGCTATACCAAGATTGAAAGCAGCAATTTACCCCTTCCAAATATCTGAAGCCTTATCAGCACAACTCAAAGCACTTAGCAAACAGGAAGGGTGTACTTTATTCATGCTTTTATTAGCAGCTTTACAGATATTAGTGCATCACTATACAGGTCAGCTGAACTTCTGTATTGGCACTACCGTTGCCAATCGCAATCGAGCGGAGTTTGAAGCCTTGATTGGTTGCTTTATTAACCAGATTCCCATAAAAGCGAATTTAGAAGACAATCCCACATTCCGGCAAGTGCTTTATCTTGTTCGCAAAACTACTTTAGAAGCACATAGTTACAGCGCTCTTCCCTTGAAACATATTTTGGAAACTGTACCTGTGTCTAAAACAGATAATATTCACTCATCTCCTTTACCAGTGCTTCTACTTTTCCACAATGAAATTCCCTTACTGACTGAGAATGTCAAACTCTGCGATCGTCTTTATGTTCGGGTAGAAAATAGAAAATTCAGGGGAGCAAGACGGGATCTAACTTTGCATATGGGAGAAAGTAAAAAAGGCATTTGGGGCGAGATGGAATACGATGTCGATCTGTTTTTTGAAAGTACAATTAATACAATTTTAGAAGATTTTATGATTTTACTTCAAAACATTGCCATTAATCCAGATATCCAGATTTCAGAGGTACTGAGAAAACTGAGAAAAATTTAGACTTTACAGCTAAAACTGAGCTTGTATCGTCCTAAAACTCTAAAGCTTGAAAAGTCTGTTTCTCTAGATTTACGTCGCTGTAATATGCTTCAAAAAAAGCTTAATAAAGAAATTACTGCACAATTTGTGAAACTTTGTCGAAAAGAAAGAACAACGGTGCAGGGTGCTTTATGTGCAGCAATGATGTTGGCAGTAGCTAGACAACTTCAAAATAGAAATAAAGCAAATTTGCACCTTAGTTGCCGCTCTTTTGTTGATTTGAGAAAGCACCTCGAACCAGAAGTTCATCGAGAAAACTTAGGGACATTAGCTTCAGCTATCACTACATTACATAATATAGATATAAACACATCTTTCTGGAATTTAGCGCGAGATGTTAGAGAACAATTAAAAGTAGGGTTACGAAAAGAATATCTCTTTAGTATAGTATTGATGTCGAAGAAAATTTTTGAGTGGCTTATGTATTTATCAAAGAAACCAATCGTCACAGTAGGTGTTACTAATATTGGTCGAGTAGACATTTTCAGCGATTATGGCAGATTTAAACTTGAAGAGATTAGTTTTGTACCTGCACAGGTATTTTTCAGTGGTAATTTTAATACGGCTGTTACAACATTTGAAGACACAATGATTTTAAACTTTATGTTTGTTGAACCTTCTATTAGTAAGGAAACAATCGAAACTTTAGTTAAGGATACAATCGATTGTATTATTAATGCTTGTAACGCATAGAATATACTTGAGTTTACTAGTATAATCCATATTCTAACAGACCTAGAACACTTATACCAATTTAATGTGAAGCTGCACATTATTTTTACCCCGCCTAACCTCCCCGATACCTTGGGGAGGTGCTGCAGGAGGTGGGGTTCTTTCTATGCATCTTCATATGAAAACGGTATTAGAGTAAATTTGCAACGAGTTCAAGTACAAAACAGTAATGCAGCACGATTTTTTTTCAGTACATTCTCCCCAAGAAGCGACTTCAGTTAACCTGTTACGTTATCGAACGCTACAACAACCAAACCAAGTACCATATACCTTTTTGGTAGATGGAGAAACAGAAGAAGTTAGTTTCACTTATGAAACATTAGACCGAAAAGCACGCGCCATTGCAGCATTACTTCAAAGTATGAAAGCTTTTGGAGAAAGAGTGCTACTTCTCTACCCACCTGGACTGGAATTCATTGCTGCTTTTTTTGCGAGTTTGTATGCAGGTGTGACTGCTGTACCTGTGTATCCACCACGAGGTAAACAGCGGATGACAAGGTTGCAAGCTATTGCACAAGATGCACAGGCAACTAAAGCACTCACCACTTCATCTGTAATTACTAATTTGGCACAAAGCTTTAAAGAAGAACCAGAATTAGCAGCTTTGCAATGTATAGCAACTGATGAAATTGCCATAGATTTGGCAGATGATTGGTTTTTTCCTGAGATTGCTAACAACT
This genomic interval from Scytonema hofmannii PCC 7110 contains the following:
- a CDS encoding phthiocerol/phthiodiolone dimycocerosyl transferase family protein, with the translated sequence MYRPKTLKLEKSVSLDLRRCNMLQKKLNKEITAQFVKLCRKERTTVQGALCAAMMLAVARQLQNRNKANLHLSCRSFVDLRKHLEPEVHRENLGTLASAITTLHNIDINTSFWNLARDVREQLKVGLRKEYLFSIVLMSKKIFEWLMYLSKKPIVTVGVTNIGRVDIFSDYGRFKLEEISFVPAQVFFSGNFNTAVTTFEDTMILNFMFVEPSISKETIETLVKDTIDCIINACNA
- a CDS encoding type I polyketide synthase — encoded protein: MDVEAIAIIGLGCRFPGAINPEEFWHLICNQVDAIAPIPSARQNLHSCFIPDSTSPNPQLIQGGFLEQIDQFDPQFFGIAPQEAASIDPQQRLLLEVTWEALEDAGLVPQKLSGSATGVFVGITGSDYYEMMATERTTNGYAVTGNLSSVTANRISYIFNFTGPSLAINTACSSSLVAVHLAIQSLCRKESSLAIAAGVNIMLLPENTASLRNAGMISTTGRCRAFDGQADGFVRGEGVGVVVLKLLSQALADCDPIYAVIRGSAVNQDGRSNGLAAPNLQAQEALLRQAYQYAEISPSSVQYVEAQGTGSLLGDAIELKALATVLGENRFFGDKCRVGSVKTNIGHLEAASGIAGLIKVALSLKYGQIPPSLHFQQPNPNVALDKLPLQVQQNLEACKSDRPYIAGVSAFGFGGTNAHIVMEASPDLVVESSGIERPLHVLTLSAKTETALRALAHRYHEFLVNHPDESIADVCFSANTGRTHFNHRLAVTGDSTAQFAERLEAFAVTGQSAELVSGLVKPKKFPKIGFLFTGLIYDKLELDRQLYETQPVFRQVIDRCNAIAEPLLGKSLIDILYISAAEETATASDRVGNSTAVFALQIALCELWKSWGLEPSVVMGVSLGEWPAACIAGILSLEDALKLLISAQRQVQSQSQKGKVSFVFADEERVAAAIQPYADKVVIGMFARPLLMISGEQQAVDAVIAALKAKGIKTIQPDVSYPSHSPLMKLLEADFAFALSSPQIPIISGITGQLSPDAMTNIEYWKTILQEPVRFSTAMQTMHSLGVTIFVEIGPKSNLLSMGIRCLPKGVGVWLPSLRAGQSSWKQLLSSLAQLYILGAPVNWSGFEQGDRRDRLRLPTYPFERQHYWFSSSRSSPHGDLSPLPHRSLISSLLDRGDSAEQIVQLLAQTESFSREEVQLLPKLITALVRHHQETAFSTDEHESSLTNPTTNLDLRIPEVIAPELTIPLRRWQLAASVKEQQQLLEEYLKQQIAKVLGLAPYQLDVEQPLNTLGLDSLMLIQLVNRIKTDFALELSIEALFEDMTSIDLVQQLQTQLGLFKSESDDAPMMATRTGAVALPLSFAQESFWSQLKLDPSNPFANLPFILHFTGELDIPALERSLNELVHRHAALRTTFDIAAEQPTQIIHPTMNLPLSVVDLRSRSGRSAPSRSVSVPGVPTVEGQSLCEPEQQIAVQQLSQQEAQQPFDIVRGPLVRTTLLNLSENQHILLITKHHLITDGTSMVIFLQELACLYQAFSQGQPSPLLELPMQYADFIVWQRQWLQKEVLTTLQSYWQQKLAPHLVVPEIKTDLPRPAIPRLKAAIYPFQISEALSAQLKALSKQEGCTLFMLLLAALQILVHHYTGQLNFCIGTTVANRNRAEFEALIGCFINQIPIKANLEDNPTFRQVLYLVRKTTLEAHSYSALPLKHILETVPVSKTDNIHSSPLPVLLLFHNEIPLLTENVKLCDRLYVRVENRKFRGARRDLTLHMGESKKGIWGEMEYDVDLFFESTINTILEDFMILLQNIAINPDIQISEVLRKLRKI
- a CDS encoding TRC40/GET3/ArsA family transport-energizing ATPase produces the protein MRVILMTGKGGVGKTSVAAATGLRCAELGYRTLVLSTDPAHSLADSFDLELGHAPKQIRPNLWGAELDALLELEANWGSVKRYITQVLQARGLDGVQAEELAILPGMDEIFGLVRMKRHYDEGEYDVLIIDSAPTGTALRLLSLPEVSGWYMRRFYKPFQNISVALRPLVEPIFKPIAGFSLPDKEVMDAPYEFYQQIEALEKVLTDNTQTSVRLVTNPEKMVIKESLRAHAYLSLYNVATDLVVANRIIPEEVQDPFFQRWKENQKQYRQEIHDNFHPLPVKEVPLFSEEMCGLDALERLKNTLYTDEDPTQVYYKETTIKVVQENNQYSLELYLPGIPKDKIQLSKSGDELNITIGNHRRNLVLPQSLAALQPAGAKMEEDYLKIRFAA